From a single Plasmodium yoelii strain 17X genome assembly, chromosome: 9 genomic region:
- a CDS encoding PIR protein: MSSHVCEAFKFVDQILPDGFDFEKDHKTSNKYNYYCRTNKKPWKRECNTIGEVVNAVTIMLLHKLSVLNKNIEYENKNNEYITYVMLWLSNKMKLIKKGSYGSVGDFHVTFIRNSKKYQLYHDKINKNRKLMNLEIHRMRKLYGLLNELCNAITKHTTDPSNCSNFSKFVNDWIKLYIQLVLKKKKFFEDEYYCNVLVTLKNAYEKFKKDNDTKKNFPEIIEIAGIKTCEELGKEAKSSSKVIGVAFNEVKTQKDLEKGKDTSRNIDLKSAFEFYSLFFSKMFTNIGNSLYENVFPTLEDFYGKLKNFAGNTINHVNKELKKAIETYAPNNCISEEKDQGSNPPSSQESLSEKGDSDQKGCEASQITLSRSATEHEIPVSNVARDGTTEMGDNPFNVYKNMGFSILIILIPIALAIMYKYLPFGWRKKSKKKKKMKKAINMFDTNETTEEVINPTDRKKQMKITINLSSQNKQDKKLTNSSTPKKQDKQFINSSTPKKQDKQFINSSTPKKQDKQFINSNDRKKKVEIIINSSKKKQTKDFINSTYWGKYPLLNIYKLMKADPVPFIILFLLFIFYLYKRKGDSLE; the protein is encoded by the exons ATGAGTTCCCATGtg tgtgaaGCATTTAAATTTGTTGATCAAATTTTGCCTGATGGTTTTGATTTCGAGAAGGATCATAAAACTTCTAATaaatacaattattattgtcGAACTAACAAGAAACCATGGAAAAGAGAATGTAATACTATCGGTGAAGTAGTTAACGCTGTTACTATAATGTTACTTCATAAATTATCCgttttgaataaaaatatagaatatgaaaataaaaataacgaaTATATCACGTATGTTATGCTATGGTTaagtaataaaatgaaactaattaaaaaagggaGCTACGGAAGCGTAGGAGATTTTCATGTCACGTTTATACGAAATAGTAAAAAGTATCAACTATATCATGataaaatcaataaaaaCCGCAAACTAATGAATCTTGAAATTCATAGAATGCGTAAACTTTATGGGTTACTTAATGAGTTGTGTAATGCAATTACTAAACATACCACCGATCCTTCAAATTGCTccaatttttcaaaatttgttAATGATTGGATAAAACTATACATACAacttgttttaaaaaaaaaaaaattttttgaaGATGAATATTATTGTAATGTATTGGTGACTTTAAAAAATGCTTATgagaaatttaaaaaagataatGATACCAAAAAAAATTTTCCAGAAATTATAGAGATAGCAGGAATAAAAACTTGTGAGGAATTAGGTAAAGAAGCAAAAAGTTCATCGAAAGTTATAGGTGTGGCGTTCAATGAAGTGAAGACACAAAAGGATTTAGAGAAAGGGAAAGATACCTCGAGAAATATAGATTTAAAAAGTGCATTTGAATTTtatagtttattttttagtaaaATGTTTACTAATATTGGAAATAGCTTATATGAAAATGTGTTCCCAACGTTAGAAGATTTTTACggtaaattaaaaaattttgctGGTAACACGATTAATCATGTGAATAAAGAACTTAAAAAAGCAATAGAAACTTATGCACCAAATAATTGTATATCTGAGGAAAAAGACCAAGGGAGTAATCCACCATCATCTCAAGAAAGTCTATCTGAAAAAGGAGATTCTGATCAAAAGGGTTGCGAAGCATCTCAAATAACATTGTCAAGATCAGCGACTGAACACGAAATTCCAGTATCCAATGTAGCAAGAGATGGAACAACCGAAATGGGTGATAATCCATTCAACGTATACAAGAACATGGgattttcaattttaattattttaataccCATTGCTTTAGCTATTATGTACAag TATTTGCCATTTGGATGGAGAAAGAAatcaaagaaaaaaaaaaagatgaaaaaggctataaatatgtttgatACAAATGAAACAACAGAAGAAGTTATAAACCCAACTGAtcgaaaaaaacaaatgaaaataacTATAAATTTATCTAGTCAAAACAAACAGGATAAAAAGCTTACCAATTCATCTACTCCAAAAAAACAGGATaaacaatttataaattcatctACTCCCAAAAAACAGGATaaacaatttataaattcatctACTCCCAAAAAACAGGATAAACAGTTTATAAACTCAAATGATCGAAAGAAAAAAGtggaaataattataaattcatctaaaaaaaaacagactaaggattttataaattccaCTTATTGGGGAAAATAtccattattaaatatatataaacttatGAAGGCCGATCCTGTaccatttataattttatttttgttgtttattttttatctttataaaagaaaaggcGATTCTttagaataa
- a CDS encoding fam-b protein produces the protein MRVSILKFVLFSIFICFFEYVKNELYLVNERNIYHERNITNFRNNRILADADNQFDLNEFYQSTLSLANQFNDDNDDDEEIKYLQNIIDSHVKKHKENNTLPDLNSLDKKTKKLIDELQKEIEETKKELDNIRNNKLAIEPIQNNPVSEEEEEEEDFKQLKNERNIVGNEHYEVDPKIEDESKTKRELTKLTKKLMVRGVVLTLLVLSLLVPGLIYFVFVIMNVILSIGILIECCKYVKLCFKEYKSYKKKKKSR, from the exons ATGAGAGTcagtattttaaaatttgttcttttttcaatttttatttgtttttttgaatatgtCAAAAAT GAATTATACCTTGTAAATGAGAGAAACATATATCATGAAAGgaatataacaaattttagAAATAATAGGATATTAGCAGATGCAGACAATCAATTCGActtaaatgaattttatcAATCAACTTTGAGTCTTGCAAATCAATTTAATGACGACAATGATGATGacgaagaaataaaatatcttcaaaatattatagatTCACATGTAAAGAAgcataaagaaaataatacattaccCGATTTAAATAGTTTAGataaaaaaactaaaaagtTAATTGATGAACTTCAAAAAGAAATAgaagaaacaaaaaaagagCTTGATAATATAAGGAATAATAAATTAGCAATAGAACCGATACAAAATAATCCTGTAtcagaagaagaagaagaagaagaagactTTAAACAAttgaaaaatgaaagaaataTCGTGGGGAATGAGCATTATGAGGTCGATCCAAAAATCGAAGATGAATCAAAAACTAAGCGAGAGTTAACAAAATTGACCAAAAAATTAATGGTGAGGGGGGTGGTGTTGACGCTGCTTGTTTTGTCGTTATTGGTACCCGGGttgatttattttgtatttgtTATTATGAATGTAATTCTTTCAATTGGAATACTTATTGAATGTtgtaaatatgttaaattatgttttaaagaatataaatcatacaaaaaaaaaaaaaaatcaagatag